AAAAACTAATTTTTCATTGAAATGCAATGCTCTGACCATCGCTAATACAATCGGTGTCAATATAAGAGCCGCACCGTCATTTGCAAATAATGCGGCGACGATCGCTCCTAATATCGCTACATAAACGAACATCCGAACACCGTTTCCTTTTGCAGCCTTCGCCATATGAAGCGCCGACCATTCAAAGAAACCGATATGATCAAGGATTAACGAGATAATAATGATTGCCACAAAAGCCAATGTCGCATTCCAAACAATGCCTGTCACAGTTATTACATCTTGAAAATTGACAACGCCGGCTATTAAAGCTAAAACAGCCCCTCCACAGGCTGACCACCCAATAGATAAGTTTCTCGGCTGCCATATGACCAATACTAAAGTGAATAAAAATATGGCTACCGCCAAAATGATTGAAATCATTCTATTACCTCCTTACTTGCAAGATGACTGAGTTTCCCTTTTTTTCATCAGCAGTAACAATTCGTCCTCCTGATCGATTTGATGCAAGATCAATTGCAATGTATCAAATTCCGGACATGATTCATTGATTGAATAATAATGCCATTGCCCTCTTCTGTCCTCGTTCACAAATCCCGCGTTCTTTAATTTTCGCAAATGCTGGCTGATGGCTGGCTGACTCATATCGAACATATCAACCAATTGACAGACACAATATTCTTTTTCAAAAAATAATTTCATCATCATAAGCCTTGTTTGATCACTAAGTATTTTTAAACAGCCGGTCATCGCTGCCACTCCTATTTTTGTATCAGCAATCAAATGAACTCCTCCTTTAACCCAATATATAATGGAATCATGATATATTGGCCCAGTGATCATACCCCCAATCAAAAAGAGGCACTGTCCCTGCAAAAAAATAAACATTACGTTTTTCACAACATCATTATATAAGCTTTCACTTATATAATCAATTGATTATATTTACCTAAACAAGAAAAAATCCTGCTTGAAGAAAACAGGATTTCAACAAATCATGAGCAAACAGCTTCATAAGGCTCGTCAAACCATATGATGGCTGCTCAGCTATTCGTCACTCTTTTTTCTAATGATGATTGACCCTTCTAAAATTGCTGCCCTTCACTTCTGCTACGTCATATACGGTAACAAAAGCGTTTTTATCAATGTCATTAATGATTTCTTTCAGCTTGGTTTCTTCTAACCGGTTGATGACACATGTGATTTCTTTGAATTTCTCATGGGAAAAACCCCCGTAAGCTTCTTTATATGTAGCGCTTCGGCCTAATTGATCACGTATAGTCTCTACCATCAGTTCAGGTTGGGTT
The Bacillus vallismortis genome window above contains:
- a CDS encoding ArsR/SmtB family transcription factor; translation: MTGCLKILSDQTRLMMMKLFFEKEYCVCQLVDMFDMSQPAISQHLRKLKNAGFVNEDRRGQWHYYSINESCPEFDTLQLILHQIDQEDELLLLMKKRETQSSCK